The Paenibacillus uliginis N3/975 genome has a window encoding:
- a CDS encoding helix-turn-helix domain-containing protein: MSLPDIGLKLVSHVYWHQKPEFMLPSDNYSCWTLFAVEEGRFHYTIGAESGEAGFGDLVLCPPHQPFQRQMLEPLSFHFLQFVWLTEPFTAKEEGWSGKLKVIDTDRLRSDYRYLRQFDRRDEAFMQLKQHMVIDMLRLVMLEQSEQKGNSGQSDVLMDEARKRLTEQAYESFSMQELAEQLKLTPVQLTRRFRKAFDVTPSEFLNEVRLTRARHLLEATTLKLDEIAAQCGYENGFYLSRVFSKNTGMPPSVYRSLHRV; the protein is encoded by the coding sequence GTGTCGCTGCCAGATATCGGACTGAAGCTTGTGTCTCATGTTTATTGGCATCAAAAGCCTGAATTTATGCTCCCGTCAGACAACTACTCCTGCTGGACTTTGTTTGCTGTTGAAGAGGGGCGTTTTCATTACACCATAGGAGCGGAGAGCGGTGAAGCAGGCTTTGGTGATTTGGTTCTTTGCCCGCCTCATCAACCGTTTCAACGGCAGATGCTCGAGCCATTGTCATTTCACTTTCTGCAATTTGTATGGTTGACTGAACCGTTTACCGCGAAAGAAGAAGGATGGAGCGGAAAGCTCAAGGTAATCGATACAGATAGGTTACGGTCTGACTATCGGTATTTAAGACAATTCGACAGAAGGGACGAAGCCTTCATGCAGCTTAAGCAGCATATGGTGATTGACATGCTAAGGCTGGTCATGCTGGAACAGAGCGAACAAAAGGGGAATTCGGGACAAAGCGATGTACTTATGGATGAAGCCCGGAAGCGATTGACGGAGCAAGCTTACGAAAGCTTCTCCATGCAAGAACTGGCCGAACAGTTAAAGCTGACGCCTGTACAGCTAACTCGTCGGTTCCGAAAAGCGTTCGACGTGACACCGTCCGAATTTCTCAACGAAGTTCGGCTTACAAGAGCACGGCATCTGCTGGAAGCCACGACACTGAAGTTGGATGAAATCGCTGCACAATGCGGGTATGAGAACGGCTTTTATCTGAGCCGTGTTTTCTCTAAGAATACGGGTATGCCACCGTCTGTATACCGTAGTCTGCACCGTGTGTAG
- the coaA gene encoding type I pantothenate kinase translates to MHNTSNQKYSPYISFNRTQWSTLGENNNDASLNDINLGSLQGINERLSLKEVTEIYLPLTQLVRLHYLNKKDLHRTSNNFFGLKTNKVPFIIGIAGSVAVGKSTTARIIQYLISQWVDKPNVELVATDGFLYPNEQLESKGLMTKKGFPESYDVVKLFSFLSELKSGKTEVKAPVYSHLKYNILPDKEQVINSPDVVIVEGVNVLSPPKQAKKQIKTFISDFFDLSIYIDANESDIEKWYIERFNLLRRTAFTNSESYFQKYANLSEEEALQIANRIWNEINRVNLIENILPTKNRADLILTKGEGHSVTEINIRKL, encoded by the coding sequence ATGCACAATACAAGTAACCAAAAATACTCTCCATACATTTCTTTTAATAGGACACAATGGTCAACCTTGGGAGAGAACAATAACGATGCTTCTCTAAATGACATTAACCTTGGATCTCTTCAAGGAATAAATGAGCGCTTGTCATTAAAAGAAGTGACAGAAATCTATCTTCCTTTAACTCAACTGGTAAGATTACATTATTTGAACAAAAAAGATCTACATAGAACAAGTAACAATTTTTTTGGACTAAAAACCAACAAAGTTCCTTTTATCATTGGGATAGCTGGCAGTGTAGCTGTGGGTAAGAGTACAACTGCAAGAATCATTCAATATTTAATTTCACAATGGGTTGATAAGCCAAACGTGGAACTGGTCGCAACGGATGGTTTTCTTTATCCGAACGAACAACTTGAATCAAAAGGGCTAATGACAAAGAAGGGTTTTCCCGAAAGTTATGATGTTGTAAAACTTTTTAGCTTCCTGTCTGAATTAAAGTCAGGTAAAACCGAGGTAAAAGCTCCAGTATACTCCCATTTGAAATACAATATTCTTCCTGATAAAGAGCAAGTTATAAACAGTCCAGATGTAGTTATAGTTGAAGGAGTAAATGTACTTTCGCCTCCGAAACAAGCAAAAAAACAAATTAAAACATTCATCTCGGATTTCTTTGATCTCTCCATATATATTGATGCAAACGAATCTGACATTGAAAAATGGTACATAGAACGCTTTAATCTACTCCGTCGAACTGCATTTACGAATTCTGAATCCTATTTTCAAAAGTATGCCAATCTTTCAGAGGAAGAAGCTTTACAAATTGCTAATCGTATATGGAACGAAATAAACAGAGTGAATCTTATCGAAAATATTTTACCTACCAAAAATAGGGCAGATCTGATCTTAACAAAAGGTGAAGGACATTCTGTTACTGAGATTAATATTCGCAAACTATAA
- a CDS encoding LysR family transcriptional regulator, protein MIANTEWYRIFLHAADSSNLTKAAQSLHMTQPSVSYAIKQLEKALGVSLFDRLSKGVRLTQEGQALYQHVRQAFEELESAESRMKKLKQFREGHLRIGANGAIVKDFLLPLLDQFHFRYSDIHIKLSQGQTSLILERLKRGSLDLGYVYLPVSDEKIEIVTSYALPYCVVVGRNFADWSLEPLTTERLMELPLLMLSPGSTTRSFIEGWFRSQGVEAEADFELNSLEMLTEFAERGYGAAFMPRDFVTSRILSGSLMELRTVVPLPDRHIGIAVRKHSSPSLAAGAFLEMLLN, encoded by the coding sequence ATGATTGCCAACACGGAGTGGTACCGTATTTTCCTCCATGCTGCCGACTCTTCCAATTTGACCAAGGCTGCGCAAAGCCTTCATATGACGCAGCCTTCCGTGAGTTATGCGATTAAGCAGCTAGAAAAGGCGCTCGGGGTCAGTCTGTTTGACCGATTATCTAAAGGTGTCCGGCTAACACAAGAAGGACAGGCCCTATATCAGCATGTCCGGCAAGCGTTTGAGGAACTTGAATCCGCTGAGAGCCGCATGAAAAAGCTGAAGCAGTTTCGTGAAGGACACCTACGGATTGGCGCAAATGGCGCGATTGTAAAAGACTTCCTTCTTCCCTTACTTGACCAGTTTCATTTCCGTTACTCCGACATCCACATCAAGTTGTCGCAAGGGCAGACGAGCCTCATATTAGAGCGGTTGAAGCGCGGTTCGTTGGATCTCGGCTACGTATATCTGCCCGTATCGGACGAAAAAATCGAGATCGTCACCTCATATGCTTTGCCTTATTGCGTGGTCGTTGGAAGGAACTTCGCAGACTGGTCACTGGAGCCATTGACGACAGAGAGGTTAATGGAGCTTCCTCTCTTGATGCTGTCCCCCGGCAGCACGACGCGTTCCTTCATCGAAGGATGGTTCCGATCGCAAGGGGTTGAAGCGGAAGCCGATTTCGAACTGAATAGCCTGGAAATGCTAACCGAATTCGCCGAGCGCGGGTACGGAGCGGCATTCATGCCACGAGACTTTGTAACGTCACGTATATTGTCCGGGTCCTTAATGGAGCTTCGCACGGTAGTTCCACTGCCTGATCGGCATATCGGTATCGCTGTTCGAAAGCATTCGTCTCCGTCGCTTGCAGCCGGGGCGTTCTTAGAAATGCTGCTGAACTGA
- the aroC gene encoding chorismate synthase, with amino-acid sequence MAGSTFGERLKVTTFGESHGEAVGVIVEGVTPGVELDEAYVQIQMDRRKPGQSSVTTPRKEYDKIRILSGLFEGRTTGTPLCIMLNNTDMRPSAYDDIKSMFRPGHADLVYEKKYGLRDHRGSGRASGRETAARVAAGAVARKLLERRGVSVLAYTIEIGGIRCETFDSDAIERNSVRACDPVAAGRMIERIEQLASKGDSCGGIVECRISGVAAGIGEPVFDKLDAELAKAMLSVGAIKGIEFGAGFQAASMLGSEHNDQMDASGFRTNNAGGIIGGISTGADIVFRVAVKPTSSISIPQRTVDSYGNEQEIVTIGRHDPCICPRVVPVIEAMACLVIEDHYKRQAALLDE; translated from the coding sequence ATGGCAGGAAGCACGTTCGGAGAGCGGTTGAAAGTTACCACGTTTGGGGAATCGCACGGAGAGGCGGTGGGCGTCATCGTTGAAGGCGTAACGCCAGGCGTCGAGTTGGATGAAGCATACGTCCAAATTCAGATGGATCGCAGAAAACCGGGGCAATCCTCCGTCACAACTCCTCGGAAGGAATATGATAAGATCCGCATCTTATCAGGTCTCTTCGAGGGTCGAACGACGGGGACTCCGCTGTGCATAATGCTTAACAACACGGACATGCGTCCGTCGGCGTACGACGATATCAAATCGATGTTCCGGCCCGGGCACGCGGATCTTGTCTACGAGAAAAAATACGGGTTGCGTGACCATCGCGGGAGTGGTAGGGCTTCGGGCAGGGAGACGGCAGCGCGTGTGGCCGCAGGAGCGGTTGCGCGCAAGCTGCTGGAACGGCGGGGCGTCTCGGTATTGGCGTATACAATCGAGATCGGTGGCATCCGATGCGAGACATTCGACTCCGATGCCATCGAACGCAACTCAGTGCGGGCTTGCGATCCCGTGGCGGCGGGACGCATGATCGAGCGAATCGAACAACTAGCTTCAAAGGGCGACAGCTGCGGGGGAATCGTGGAATGCCGGATTAGCGGCGTTGCAGCAGGAATTGGGGAGCCCGTGTTCGACAAGTTGGATGCGGAGCTGGCAAAGGCAATGCTGTCTGTCGGAGCGATCAAGGGCATCGAATTCGGTGCGGGCTTCCAGGCGGCATCGATGCTGGGTAGCGAACACAACGATCAGATGGACGCAAGTGGATTTCGCACAAACAATGCCGGCGGAATCATCGGAGGGATCAGCACCGGGGCGGATATCGTGTTCCGAGTTGCCGTAAAGCCGACCTCATCCATCTCAATTCCGCAACGGACCGTCGACTCGTATGGCAACGAACAGGAGATCGTGACGATAGGTAGGCACGATCCTTGTATCTGTCCTCGCGTTGTACCGGTGATTGAAGCAATGGCTTGTTTGGTGATCGAGGATCATTACAAGCGACAAGCAGCTTTGTTAGACGAATAA
- a CDS encoding YxeA family protein: MKKTFILLALVFIILTCLWLFFMAPDKLTPDNPAGKTTYYTIVDNSSAKKGDNGRYNYELTGYTDQGKPKQLSFSTSKQLQTGAYIKLYVTLFRGVTHWEEITSDEIPRQVNFSEKL, from the coding sequence ATGAAAAAAACATTTATATTACTTGCTCTGGTATTTATTATTTTGACTTGCTTGTGGCTGTTCTTCATGGCCCCCGATAAGCTAACCCCCGACAATCCGGCAGGCAAAACGACGTATTATACCATCGTAGATAATTCTTCAGCAAAAAAAGGTGATAACGGCAGATACAATTACGAATTAACAGGTTATACAGACCAAGGAAAGCCAAAGCAGCTGAGCTTCTCGACCAGCAAACAACTTCAAACGGGGGCATATATAAAACTGTATGTAACTTTGTTTCGTGGCGTAACGCATTGGGAAGAGATTACGTCAGACGAAATACCAAGGCAGGTTAATTTTTCAGAAAAGCTTTGA
- a CDS encoding ABC transporter permease, with product MFRSISAEWLKLRHSRISLVLAILPVISLLIGGFNFYVNQAALQNGWYSLWTQVSLFYGEFFLPILIAICCAYVCRLEHANRNWNMILASPLPITNLFIAKLIIVSILILSAQTLFIVMYWLAGQMFSIPGPFPMETVIWSLRGWIASISIAALQLGLSIRIRSFATPIGLALCAVFLGLGMYVLKIGMLFPFSLLTIGMSVLSQQDLTRTENLAFLLMNGIFIILFAIWSIHRLKHKDI from the coding sequence ATGTTCAGGAGCATTTCTGCCGAATGGCTTAAACTTCGTCATTCCCGGATCAGCCTGGTACTGGCAATCCTGCCTGTCATCAGTCTGCTGATCGGAGGTTTTAACTTTTACGTCAATCAAGCTGCCCTGCAAAATGGTTGGTATAGCTTATGGACACAGGTCAGTTTATTTTACGGGGAATTTTTCTTGCCTATACTCATTGCCATCTGCTGTGCTTATGTATGCAGACTGGAACATGCCAACCGGAACTGGAATATGATACTGGCTTCCCCTTTACCCATAACCAACCTGTTTATCGCTAAATTGATCATTGTAAGCATTTTGATTTTATCAGCGCAGACGTTATTTATAGTGATGTACTGGTTAGCTGGCCAGATGTTCTCCATCCCTGGCCCGTTCCCAATGGAAACGGTGATTTGGAGCCTCCGCGGCTGGATTGCTTCCATCTCCATTGCCGCTCTGCAGTTAGGTTTGTCGATACGTATACGGAGTTTTGCTACACCTATAGGTCTCGCTTTGTGCGCCGTTTTTCTTGGCCTGGGTATGTATGTACTAAAAATCGGCATGTTGTTCCCCTTCTCCTTGCTGACCATCGGAATGAGTGTACTTAGTCAGCAAGATCTTACACGTACGGAGAACCTGGCCTTCCTCCTCATGAATGGTATCTTTATCATATTGTTTGCTATCTGGTCCATCCATCGACTGAAACACAAGGACATTTAA